In a single window of the Mugil cephalus isolate CIBA_MC_2020 chromosome 6, CIBA_Mcephalus_1.1, whole genome shotgun sequence genome:
- the LOC125009341 gene encoding N-acetyllactosaminide beta-1,3-N-acetylglucosaminyltransferase 3-like, with the protein MNTKQVITLLIIGSLFVFVFHHWNDDFIQPIKYFQEDIKSELVTPNVTRSYIYHWPKCQKNMSAEKISAFSSLPSHIKTFLYYRHCRHFPMLLDVPGKCGGAENSGDVFLLLVVKSNPNNYDRREVLRKTWGKERIYDGVQIRRVFISGTSGNGFEKERLNAVLRFEQREYNDILQWDFEESFFNLTLKQILFLEWRERNCPDVRFLFNGDDDVFAHTDNMVDYLKSFKDNNGSGHLYAGYLFPDEKPVRWMKSKYYVPVQVQEPEVYPPYCGGGGYVLSGYTASVIYNMSKSITVHPIDDAYMGMCLAKAELSPVSHQGFKTLGITIPSKSGDQYDPCFYRDLLVVHRFFSTEMYFLWHKLHEPDLKCEP; encoded by the coding sequence ATGAACACAAAGCAAGTGATAACACTCCTGATAATTGGATcactttttgtatttgttttccatcactGGAACGATGATTTCATTCAgccaattaaatattttcaagaGGATATTAAAAGTGAACTGGTGACACCCAACGTTACCCGCTCTTACATTTACCATTggccaaaatgtcaaaaaaacatGTCGGCCGAAAAAATCTCAGCCTTCAGTTCTTTACCCTCACATATCAAAACCTTTCTCTACTATCGACACTGCCGCCATTTCCCCATGCTGCTCGATGTTCCTGGCAAATGTGGAGGAGCTGAAAATTCTGGAGATGTCTTCCTTCTGCTGGTCGTTAAAAGCAACCCTAACAACTACGACCGGCGAGAGGTGCTGCGCAAAACCTGGGGTAAAGAGAGGATATACGACGGCGTGCAGATTCGAAGGGTATTCATCTCAGGAACGTCGGGTAATGGTTTTGAGAAGGAAAGGTTGAACGCAGTGCTCAGATTTGAGCAACGGGAGTACAACGACATCCTCCAGTGGGACTTTGAGGAGTCGTTCTTCAACCTCACCTTGAAGCAGATACTCTTCCTGGAGTGGAGGGAAAGAAACTGTCCGGATGTTCGCTTCCTCTTTAATGGTGACGATGACGTCTTTGCCCACACAGACAACATGGTCGATTACCTCAAAAGTTTCAAGGACAATAATGGAAGTGGTCACCTCTATGCTGGATATCTCTTTCCGGATGAAAAGCCTGTTCGATGGATGAAGAGCAAGTACTATGTTCCAGTTCAGGTGCAAGAGCCGGAGGTATATCCTCCTTACTGTGGTGGGGGTGGCTACGTACTGTCTGGCTATACAGCATCGGTCATATACAACATGTCCAAGTCCATTACTGTTCATCCCATTGATGACGCTTACATGGGCATGTGTCTGGCCAAAGCAGAACTCAGCCCTGTTTCCCATCAAGGCTTCAAGACACTTGGGATCACTATTCCATCAAAGTCGGGGGATCAATATGATCCCTGTTTCTACAGAGATCTTTTAGTAGTGCACAGATTCTTTtcaactgaaatgtattttttgtggcataaattacatgaacccGATCTGAAATGCGAGCCATAG